A stretch of Candidatus Binatus sp. DNA encodes these proteins:
- a CDS encoding FadR/GntR family transcriptional regulator: MRPSIGFRPIKATRAFEEIAEQIRHELSSGRLRAGDRLPAERVLAEQFGVSRNTLREALRSLENAGLLRLQKGATGGAFVRESTGDAVITGLRDMFHLGAIQPEHLTEARVWIESIAVGAACERATAEDIEALKANIAAAEAAARDQIDFYEQAAIHLEFHRIIARATKNPVMVIVMEALIDVMQHFIRAIGQQQNLWVMPSRRRFIRHFEAGDREAAMAEMEQHLEQLNRHYLSLVKEKDRAEFPRGRVGDARR, from the coding sequence ATGCGTCCATCGATTGGATTTCGGCCTATCAAGGCTACTCGCGCGTTCGAGGAGATCGCCGAACAGATCCGCCACGAACTGTCGTCGGGGCGACTGCGCGCGGGCGATCGGCTGCCGGCGGAGCGGGTGCTGGCCGAGCAGTTCGGGGTCTCGCGCAACACGCTCCGCGAAGCGCTGCGCTCGCTCGAAAACGCGGGCCTATTGCGATTGCAGAAGGGCGCCACCGGCGGCGCGTTCGTGCGCGAAAGCACCGGCGACGCGGTAATCACGGGACTACGCGACATGTTTCATCTGGGCGCGATCCAGCCGGAGCATCTGACGGAAGCGCGCGTGTGGATCGAATCGATCGCGGTGGGCGCGGCGTGCGAGCGCGCCACGGCGGAGGATATCGAGGCGCTCAAGGCAAATATCGCGGCGGCGGAAGCTGCGGCGCGCGACCAGATCGATTTTTACGAACAGGCGGCGATTCATCTCGAGTTCCATCGCATCATCGCGCGCGCCACCAAGAATCCGGTGATGGTGATCGTGATGGAAGCGCTGATCGACGTGATGCAGCACTTCATCCGCGCGATCGGACAGCAGCAGAATCTGTGGGTAATGCCGTCGCGGCGGCGCTTCATCCGTCATTTCGAGGCAGGCGATCGCGAGGCGGCGATGGCCGAGATGGAACAGCATCTGGAGCAACTGAATCGGCACTATCTGTCATTGGTCAAGGAGAAGGATCGCGCGGAATTCCCGCGTGGCCGCGTCGG